A genomic segment from Alistipes senegalensis JC50 encodes:
- a CDS encoding four helix bundle protein, which translates to MAHYQNLPVFKDAYDLLLRVYTVSRTFQRDFRYTIGEDLKKMLMTMMLCLFRANRSREKLCEVALCREHIEEVKIYLRILHDLKQLSLKQYVLLCERAEAISKQLAAWDKYLTKNAVVRRDGGESNDL; encoded by the coding sequence ATGGCGCACTACCAGAATCTTCCGGTATTTAAGGATGCCTACGATCTGCTGCTGCGCGTCTATACGGTCAGCCGGACGTTCCAGCGCGATTTCCGCTACACGATCGGCGAGGACCTGAAAAAGATGCTGATGACGATGATGCTCTGCCTGTTCCGGGCCAACCGAAGCCGCGAAAAACTCTGCGAGGTGGCGCTGTGTCGGGAGCATATCGAGGAGGTGAAAATCTACCTGCGCATCCTCCACGATCTCAAACAGCTTTCGCTCAAGCAGTACGTGCTGCTCTGCGAGCGGGCCGAGGCGATCTCCAAGCAACTGGCGGCATGGGACAAATACCTGACCAAAAACGCTGTCGTCCGCAGGGACGGGGGCGAATCGAACGATCTTTGA
- a CDS encoding FimB/Mfa2 family fimbrial subunit — MIDIKKYTKGKCTVRWLIAVLCVLAVSCVRDGEDPMPDGPSAGNSVRVEILLRAPESGSISRALTAGDETRIDNVLVLFFRKDGMTLHSVAEGSKLTAKSDDDKTYTFETSFSVESALASEPFTCIVLANVADRYNADERRSWRLQTYNDLQAKLTQQVTDKLHTSNTGGFVMWGKANEDLIPSTPQQKLSVPLLRSVARVDVAVDEKVSNFTLTEVHIYKPNNSLSLMPVLSAYDAFGRKVTAPSVPAGTAILTQNWKYVVAGNQIDYSIYIPESDVILKGDGTPGDANHLNRCAIVVGGKYPDGNAPTTYYRIDFKEGTPASGGTPSGKLMDVLRNHRYNVRITQVMGRGEETPDKAYESRTADVTAEIITWTDNNQNIAFDGTNWASVERKEVHLNDGQGVEALLQLLSNVKPSQWSMQFSLPNGAATSEELTDTSVSGSHFEVTKPADRPDAATEQGGKLTIRTKEALPAGSQKRHEVLTIRIGRLELVVNLYQHPYSDTEWENGGDVENDF, encoded by the coding sequence ATGATAGACATTAAGAAATATACCAAAGGCAAATGCACAGTGAGATGGCTGATCGCCGTCTTGTGCGTTCTCGCGGTTTCGTGCGTGCGCGACGGCGAAGATCCGATGCCGGACGGTCCCTCTGCGGGGAACTCCGTGCGGGTCGAGATCCTGCTCCGGGCGCCCGAGTCCGGGAGCATCAGCCGTGCGCTGACCGCCGGGGACGAAACCCGCATCGACAACGTGCTCGTGCTGTTCTTCCGGAAGGACGGGATGACACTGCATTCCGTGGCCGAGGGCAGCAAGCTGACCGCCAAGTCCGATGACGACAAAACGTACACGTTCGAGACGAGCTTCTCCGTAGAGAGCGCTCTCGCCTCCGAGCCGTTCACGTGCATCGTGCTGGCCAACGTCGCCGACAGGTACAACGCCGACGAGCGGCGGTCTTGGCGCTTGCAGACCTACAACGACCTGCAAGCGAAACTCACGCAGCAGGTAACCGACAAACTCCACACGAGCAACACCGGAGGTTTCGTCATGTGGGGCAAGGCCAACGAGGACCTCATCCCATCGACACCGCAGCAGAAACTTTCCGTACCGCTGCTTCGCAGCGTCGCCCGCGTGGACGTCGCCGTGGATGAGAAAGTCTCGAACTTCACGCTCACGGAGGTTCACATCTACAAGCCCAACAACAGCCTGTCGCTGATGCCGGTGCTGAGTGCCTACGATGCCTTCGGACGCAAGGTAACAGCCCCGTCCGTACCTGCCGGGACGGCTATCCTCACCCAGAACTGGAAGTACGTCGTTGCCGGAAACCAGATCGACTACTCGATCTATATTCCGGAATCGGACGTCATCCTGAAGGGCGACGGCACGCCCGGGGACGCCAACCACCTGAACCGCTGCGCCATTGTGGTGGGCGGGAAATACCCGGATGGGAACGCCCCGACCACCTACTACCGCATCGACTTCAAGGAGGGAACCCCGGCCAGTGGCGGCACTCCGTCGGGCAAGCTGATGGACGTGCTGCGCAACCACCGTTACAACGTCCGCATCACGCAGGTGATGGGACGTGGCGAGGAGACTCCCGACAAGGCTTACGAGTCCCGGACGGCGGACGTCACCGCCGAGATCATCACCTGGACGGACAACAACCAGAACATCGCCTTCGACGGGACGAACTGGGCGTCCGTGGAGCGTAAGGAGGTGCACCTGAACGACGGACAGGGCGTCGAGGCGCTGCTGCAACTGCTGAGCAACGTCAAGCCGTCGCAGTGGAGCATGCAGTTCTCGCTGCCGAACGGCGCTGCCACCAGCGAGGAACTGACCGATACCTCCGTTTCGGGCAGCCACTTCGAGGTGACCAAGCCCGCCGACCGCCCCGACGCCGCGACCGAACAGGGAGGCAAGCTGACCATCCGTACGAAAGAGGCCTTGCCCGCAGGCAGCCAAAAGCGGCACGAGGTGCTGACGATCCGCATCGGACGGCTCGAACTGGTGGTCAACCTGTACCAACACCCCTATTCGGACACCGAGTGGGAGAACGGGGGCGACGTCGAGAACGACTTTTAG
- a CDS encoding FimB/Mfa2 family fimbrial subunit, protein MRRALLLFGGASFLCGCVRDNRDDCLFPLRLQFSYTYNREGRDLFSAEVEQVRLYLFDSRSGELKASAVARSKDLGPDNTFTWNVAPGSYHAVAWGCSEGERYRVLSSERFPQSRLSIQTLSDGSSVEQKPEHLWYEIGRGLTVTGELQAPHPMDLHKLSNDVRVEVSGLRDEQFPRLSCTISASNGTYDFEGRTRDENPVVWLPESSRESDRSIHKFTVLRLAEGDDSRLHVEVLPDDSGRGLSGVIFDGSLSELLSANPAVDLDLDDEFVIRLESQLQPDGNFSVSIFVNDWHVIDMNGGLG, encoded by the coding sequence ATGAGAAGAGCGCTCCTCCTTTTCGGAGGGGCCTCCTTCCTTTGCGGTTGTGTCCGGGATAACCGGGACGACTGCCTTTTTCCGCTTCGCCTGCAGTTCAGCTATACCTACAACCGCGAAGGCCGGGACCTTTTCTCCGCCGAGGTCGAACAGGTGCGCCTGTACCTGTTCGATTCCCGGAGCGGGGAACTGAAAGCCTCGGCCGTCGCCCGCAGCAAGGACCTCGGGCCGGACAATACGTTCACATGGAACGTGGCCCCCGGCTCCTACCATGCCGTAGCATGGGGATGTTCGGAAGGCGAACGATACCGGGTCCTTTCGAGCGAACGGTTTCCGCAAAGCCGCCTGTCGATACAGACCCTCTCTGACGGGTCGAGCGTCGAGCAGAAGCCCGAACACCTGTGGTACGAGATCGGCCGCGGACTGACCGTCACCGGCGAGTTGCAGGCTCCGCATCCGATGGACCTGCACAAACTGAGCAACGACGTGCGCGTCGAGGTTTCGGGCCTTCGGGACGAGCAGTTTCCGAGGCTCTCCTGCACGATCAGCGCGTCGAACGGGACGTACGACTTTGAGGGCCGCACGCGGGACGAAAACCCCGTGGTGTGGCTTCCGGAATCGAGTCGGGAGAGCGACCGCTCCATCCATAAGTTCACGGTGCTGCGTCTGGCCGAGGGCGACGACTCGCGGCTGCACGTCGAGGTGCTTCCCGACGACAGCGGACGGGGCCTCTCCGGCGTGATCTTCGACGGGAGCCTCTCGGAACTGCTGTCGGCCAATCCCGCCGTGGACCTCGACCTGGACGACGAGTTCGTCATACGTCTGGAGTCGCAGCTTCAGCCCGACGGCAACTTCAGCGTCTCAATCTTCGTGAACGACTGGCACGTCATCGACATGAACGGCGGTCTGGGATAG
- a CDS encoding Mfa1 family fimbria major subunit (Members of this family are fimbrial shaft proteins (major subunit proteins), found in the Bacteriodetes. The family is named for Mfa1 from Porphyromonas gingivalis, and is related to but distinct from the family of FimA from the species.) yields the protein MKTKSIIAGMLSTMLLAVGCNKEDGGNRVTPEAGVKTYASFSVSLLNQSTRAASTDPNAVETETKISDLHIYIFNGGVLETKGKITLNTDNKGTTALATTTGTKTIYAVANYNNAQGAIGSLQSDFEKQLIAATDIAEENGFFMAGKTEATLTERTEDEAKQDANLIKISVARGAAKVQMQFGTNVPVKPVVNASVADAKFTLAQQNSQMYLAKLIVEGFSPKGKTAEQTDADADGTYDHLMKLPTTDDELKWINAGTTYQNTYATSKYLAENVNENPTTGNTSYVLVSLQVTPQATADATGNVTQTALTPGTTFYVLAKKELTSGKITFASKDNKILYFKQEVDATTYKNTQVDLTTYDVETYTNGISYYRLNIRDIRETTLTKKYAVNRNHYYKVNITEISNLGFNTAAGTIPTEPTTPLETQTHISADITIEPWTVVDMNEPLG from the coding sequence ATGAAAACCAAATCGATTATCGCTGGCATGCTTTCGACGATGCTGCTGGCTGTAGGATGCAACAAGGAAGACGGTGGCAACCGTGTTACCCCGGAAGCCGGAGTCAAGACGTACGCTTCGTTCTCGGTGTCTCTTCTGAATCAGAGTACGCGCGCCGCTTCCACCGATCCCAACGCCGTAGAAACAGAGACAAAAATCAGCGACCTCCACATCTACATCTTCAACGGCGGGGTCTTGGAGACTAAGGGCAAGATTACTCTGAATACAGACAATAAAGGCACTACGGCCCTCGCTACGACTACCGGCACCAAGACGATCTACGCCGTGGCCAACTACAACAATGCTCAGGGAGCTATCGGCTCGCTGCAGAGCGATTTCGAGAAACAGTTGATCGCTGCTACGGATATCGCCGAAGAGAACGGCTTCTTCATGGCCGGTAAGACGGAAGCTACCCTGACCGAGCGGACGGAGGATGAGGCTAAGCAAGACGCCAATCTCATCAAGATCTCCGTCGCTCGCGGCGCCGCCAAAGTGCAGATGCAGTTCGGGACTAACGTTCCCGTGAAGCCGGTCGTTAATGCCTCCGTCGCCGATGCCAAGTTCACGCTGGCACAGCAGAATTCCCAGATGTACCTCGCCAAACTCATTGTAGAAGGGTTCTCGCCCAAGGGTAAAACCGCCGAGCAGACCGATGCTGACGCAGACGGCACTTACGACCACCTGATGAAACTGCCCACGACGGATGATGAGCTCAAATGGATCAATGCCGGGACGACGTATCAAAATACTTATGCCACTTCAAAGTACCTGGCCGAGAACGTCAACGAGAATCCGACTACCGGTAATACCTCTTACGTGCTGGTCAGCCTGCAGGTTACTCCCCAGGCAACAGCAGACGCTACCGGTAATGTAACCCAAACTGCCTTGACGCCCGGCACAACGTTCTACGTGCTGGCCAAGAAAGAACTCACTTCGGGTAAGATCACCTTCGCTTCCAAAGACAACAAGATCCTCTATTTCAAACAAGAGGTCGATGCTACTACGTACAAGAATACGCAGGTCGACCTGACTACTTACGATGTGGAGACATATACCAATGGTATAAGCTACTACCGCCTCAATATCCGCGACATCCGCGAGACCACTCTGACCAAGAAGTACGCTGTGAACCGCAACCATTACTACAAGGTCAATATTACCGAGATCAGCAACCTGGGCTTCAATACTGCCGCGGGTACGATTCCGACCGAACCGACCACTCCGCTGGAAACCCAGACCCACATCTCGGCCGACATCACGATCGAACCGTGGACGGTAGTGGATATGAACGAGCCGCTGGGCTAA
- a CDS encoding DUF3575 domain-containing protein has protein sequence MKRALLTFLFFLPLWCVAQGRSAAEYPLGDTLRYDPVPYEVDLKTNLLMDATATINLGVEFPLGRRWSMDISGNYNGWTLSDNRKWKHWMVQPEFRFWTKTRQRGHFIGIHLLGGEYNLNRMHLPFKMYPSTADRRHEGWGVGAGFTYGYRWNFSERWGMEGQLGLGWIYTEYDKFCPKNCGVRVSSGSKHWFGPTKIALNLIYRFGKKKRMAEAARLAALNAPKPIIEERIVRDTVIIRDTVVIHASEPPRMFRNETYVLHLQYEAGSAKIVRTLADNGERLAAFKEFIDRIQGDSTVVIQRISLTGYCSIEGTAQYNDRLSSTRAHSLQEYLLDFYPWMKDIMHTAGRGEDWSGLLRLVEQSDNTAWKNAIERIILNTGVYEGRERKLMDLYGGEPYRWMFREFFPELRRIECKVEYEVKTE, from the coding sequence ATGAAGAGAGCCTTACTGACCTTTTTATTTTTCCTGCCGCTGTGGTGTGTGGCGCAGGGCCGGTCTGCTGCCGAATACCCGCTGGGGGATACGCTTCGCTACGACCCCGTGCCCTACGAAGTGGATTTGAAAACGAACCTTCTGATGGACGCCACTGCCACGATCAACCTGGGCGTGGAGTTCCCGCTGGGCCGCCGGTGGTCGATGGACATATCCGGCAACTACAACGGGTGGACGCTGAGCGATAACCGCAAATGGAAACATTGGATGGTTCAGCCGGAGTTCCGCTTCTGGACCAAGACCCGGCAGCGGGGCCACTTTATAGGCATCCACCTCTTGGGTGGGGAGTATAACCTGAACCGGATGCACCTGCCTTTCAAGATGTATCCCTCGACGGCCGACCGTCGGCACGAGGGCTGGGGCGTCGGCGCGGGCTTCACCTACGGCTACCGCTGGAACTTCTCCGAGCGGTGGGGCATGGAGGGCCAGCTTGGTCTTGGATGGATCTATACCGAATATGATAAATTCTGCCCCAAAAATTGCGGGGTCCGCGTAAGCTCCGGTTCGAAGCATTGGTTCGGCCCGACGAAGATCGCCCTGAACCTCATTTACCGCTTCGGGAAGAAGAAACGCATGGCCGAGGCCGCCCGCCTCGCTGCGCTCAACGCTCCGAAGCCCATCATCGAGGAGCGCATCGTGCGCGACACGGTTATCATTCGTGATACCGTCGTTATCCATGCTTCTGAGCCACCCCGAATGTTCCGCAACGAAACTTACGTCCTGCATTTGCAGTACGAGGCTGGCAGCGCCAAAATCGTGCGTACACTGGCCGACAATGGGGAGCGCCTGGCCGCTTTCAAAGAGTTCATTGACCGGATACAGGGAGATTCGACGGTCGTCATCCAGCGTATTTCTTTGACGGGTTACTGTTCGATCGAAGGTACGGCCCAATACAACGACCGGCTGTCGAGCACCCGTGCACACAGTCTTCAGGAATACCTGCTGGACTTCTATCCGTGGATGAAGGACATCATGCACACGGCCGGCCGCGGAGAGGATTGGAGCGGTCTGCTGCGTCTGGTCGAACAGAGCGACAATACGGCGTGGAAGAACGCTATCGAGCGCATCATCCTCAATACGGGCGTTTACGAAGGCCGCGAACGCAAACTGATGGATCTCTATGGCGGAGAGCCTTACCGGTGGATGTTCCGGGAGTTCTTCCCCGAACTGCGGCGCATCGAGTGCAAGGTGGAATACGAGGTCAAGACGGAGTGA
- a CDS encoding recombinase family protein, translating to MVIAYLRVSTGKQTLANQQNEISKFSRSRNLTVDRWVTETVSGRKKGRDRKLGALVRRMHKGDTLIVTELSRLSRTLTDIMAIVGELLERQVHLYSTKDHYAFDDTINSKVLCFAFGLVAELERNLISLRTKEALALRREQGIPLGRKKGTYTKLRLLFDNRREIAVMMNCGRPIAEICRQYGVARTTFVRFRKTCLCPFKKGTRTRWRVNGRIRSLDDVTEIK from the coding sequence ATGGTCATAGCTTATTTACGGGTCAGTACCGGCAAGCAGACGCTCGCCAACCAACAGAACGAAATCTCCAAATTCTCTCGAAGCAGAAATCTGACGGTGGATCGGTGGGTCACCGAAACCGTCAGCGGCCGCAAGAAAGGACGCGACCGCAAATTAGGGGCGCTCGTGCGCCGCATGCACAAGGGCGATACGCTCATCGTAACCGAGCTGTCGCGTCTGAGCCGCACGCTCACGGACATCATGGCCATCGTCGGCGAACTGCTCGAACGACAGGTGCATCTCTACAGCACCAAGGATCATTATGCCTTCGACGATACCATCAACAGCAAAGTGCTCTGCTTCGCATTCGGACTCGTCGCCGAACTCGAACGAAACCTCATCTCCCTGCGCACGAAAGAGGCGCTGGCCCTCAGACGCGAGCAGGGAATACCGCTGGGCCGAAAGAAAGGCACATATACCAAACTCCGCCTCTTGTTCGACAATCGACGCGAAATCGCCGTAATGATGAACTGCGGACGTCCTATCGCGGAAATATGCCGCCAATACGGAGTGGCTCGAACTACGTTCGTGCGATTTCGAAAAACCTGTCTCTGTCCATTCAAAAAAGGAACACGAACCCGATGGCGTGTCAACGGCCGTATCAGGTCGCTCGATGATGTTACCGAGATAAAGTGA
- a CDS encoding tyrosine-type recombinase/integrase, which produces MMDRKKKTLLSPLLDRTLEALKGQRSVQTLENYHSSINKVKEFVGDGWEHLTVEDITRGWTDRFTTWLESRHADKPQTVDFYLRTFRALYSHSLALSDNKTDGKPFGGHHGGSSFPAKRALRKEEVQRLLSPALRQTLPENRREALDVLLFILYARGMVFKDVYNLTHRMVTDRHIRYLRSKTGVPIDVEVVPELEEIMKRYYREDSPFVFPFLHKTRKGCCGEELSEESALRRINRSMHEIGRKTGLPVPLTTYVLRHTWATLMLEDCQPVELISQCMGHTSIRTTQIYLSRISSRKVDLAVSGMYDRMLRQPKHKRKERDIPSGHRRKTESLASQLLENRNTQPHISQTSENKKCPFLSKKETSVSCHVNTVIFFAAKVYISYICSKFSSAFFSVSPDISSCLSTLYSFHAM; this is translated from the coding sequence ATGATGGACAGGAAAAAGAAAACGTTACTTTCTCCATTGTTGGATCGGACACTGGAAGCATTGAAAGGACAACGTAGCGTGCAAACGTTGGAGAACTACCACAGTAGTATAAATAAGGTAAAGGAATTTGTGGGGGATGGATGGGAACATCTGACGGTAGAAGACATCACAAGAGGTTGGACGGACAGATTCACCACATGGCTGGAAAGCCGCCACGCCGACAAACCTCAGACCGTGGACTTTTACCTTCGCACGTTCCGTGCGTTGTACAGTCATTCACTTGCACTTTCAGACAATAAAACGGACGGGAAACCTTTCGGCGGACATCATGGCGGGAGCAGCTTCCCCGCCAAACGTGCGCTCCGGAAAGAAGAGGTTCAGCGTCTGCTCTCTCCGGCCTTGCGGCAGACACTGCCGGAGAACCGGCGTGAGGCATTGGACGTATTGCTGTTCATCCTTTACGCCCGTGGAATGGTATTTAAGGATGTGTACAACCTGACCCACCGTATGGTGACGGACCGGCACATCCGTTACCTGCGCAGCAAGACCGGCGTGCCCATCGACGTGGAGGTAGTGCCTGAACTGGAAGAAATCATGAAACGGTATTATCGAGAAGATTCTCCTTTCGTTTTCCCTTTCCTACACAAGACAAGAAAAGGGTGTTGCGGGGAGGAACTCTCTGAGGAATCCGCCCTGCGGCGGATCAACCGTTCCATGCACGAGATTGGCAGGAAAACGGGACTCCCCGTGCCGCTCACCACCTACGTGCTGCGGCACACGTGGGCGACGTTGATGTTGGAAGACTGCCAACCGGTTGAACTTATCAGTCAGTGCATGGGTCACACCTCAATACGTACCACGCAGATATACCTCTCGCGCATCAGCAGCCGTAAGGTGGACCTTGCCGTAAGTGGCATGTACGACCGGATGCTGCGGCAGCCCAAACATAAAAGAAAGGAAAGGGACATCCCGTCCGGACACCGCCGGAAAACCGAATCTCTTGCATCGCAACTTTTGGAAAACAGAAACACACAGCCGCATATATCCCAAACTTCCGAAAACAAAAAATGTCCCTTTCTTAGCAAGAAAGAGACATCCGTTTCGTGTCACGTGAACACCGTAATATTTTTCGCTGCAAAGGTATATATTTCATACATTTGCAGCAAATTTTCTTCCGCTTTTTTCTCTGTTTCACCCGATATTTCTTCCTGCCTTTCCACCCTCTATTCTTTCCATGCGATGTGA
- a CDS encoding RrF2 family transcriptional regulator, translating to MLTNPTRYGLIACRYLAWGWHYGVWLNAPEIAERYRINVRALSPALLRLVQAGILHSRVGGPKPGYMLSRDPAEIPMLEVVRALEGTFRMDCCRTVLPNVQCQCEADNCRVCGVFRDILDELRSRLSGVSLEDHAATEEFLPTYWGGGKILQTNKIEYLV from the coding sequence ATGCTGACGAACCCCACACGATACGGGTTGATCGCCTGCCGCTATCTCGCATGGGGATGGCACTACGGTGTATGGCTCAACGCACCGGAGATAGCGGAGCGTTACCGCATCAACGTGCGTGCCCTCTCACCGGCGTTGCTGCGACTGGTACAGGCGGGTATCCTGCACTCACGTGTCGGAGGGCCGAAGCCGGGATATATGCTCTCACGCGACCCTGCCGAAATACCGATGCTGGAAGTGGTACGCGCACTGGAAGGAACCTTCCGCATGGACTGCTGCCGCACGGTACTCCCGAACGTCCAGTGCCAGTGCGAAGCGGATAACTGTCGGGTATGCGGAGTGTTCCGGGACATACTGGACGAGCTTCGGTCGCGGCTGTCGGGTGTTTCGCTCGAAGACCATGCCGCAACTGAAGAATTTCTACCAACTTACTGGGGGGGGGGTAAAATACTGCAAACCAATAAGATAGAATACTTGGTTTAA
- a CDS encoding DUF3575 domain-containing protein → MKKRFIPSLLLAALLAGNAQAEIVSDSLRTTVYYRTASARLELPYMDNARHLSALGDSIRASGADPAAVLRRIRIQSSASPEGNNKFNKELARKRGEELRDYLKGNLSLPDSIFTLQPLGEAWDELAEKLARTDVPWRDKALAIIRDTPEWVVREGKVVDGRKRQLMNLSGGRAWQYMMENLFDSLRSGALVVCEMERIERVKPKPESAQAELKPAPEQAVDNVMNPDDTVDTAGKELETTATLYNKEDETIPQDNTNEEMEKRPFYMAVKTNLLYDAALVPNVGLEVYLGGGWSVGGDWMYAWWSKDSKHRYWRIYGGELEVRKYFGSKAAEKPLQGHHVGVYAQGLTYDFETGGKGYLSDFNYGFGLEYGYSLPVAKRLNIDFSIGVGYSGGKYKVYEPEDGCYVYKETKRRHWFGPTKAEISLVWLLGRGNENSKKGGTK, encoded by the coding sequence ATGAAAAAAAGATTCATTCCGTCCCTGTTGCTGGCGGCCTTGCTTGCCGGGAACGCCCAAGCGGAAATCGTGTCGGACAGCCTCCGCACCACGGTGTACTACCGCACCGCGAGCGCACGGCTGGAGCTGCCGTACATGGACAACGCCCGCCACCTGTCGGCGCTGGGGGACAGCATCCGCGCTTCGGGAGCCGACCCTGCGGCTGTGCTCAGGCGTATCCGTATCCAGTCGTCGGCTTCGCCCGAGGGGAACAACAAGTTTAATAAGGAGCTCGCCAGAAAACGCGGCGAGGAACTACGCGACTATCTGAAAGGGAACCTCTCGCTTCCCGACAGCATCTTCACGCTCCAGCCTCTTGGCGAGGCCTGGGACGAGCTGGCAGAGAAACTCGCCCGCACCGACGTTCCTTGGCGCGACAAGGCGCTGGCCATCATCCGCGACACGCCCGAATGGGTGGTTCGCGAGGGCAAGGTGGTCGATGGTCGTAAACGCCAGCTGATGAACCTTTCCGGCGGACGCGCGTGGCAATATATGATGGAGAACCTCTTCGATAGCTTACGCAGCGGTGCACTCGTGGTGTGCGAGATGGAACGCATCGAGCGCGTGAAGCCCAAACCCGAATCGGCACAGGCCGAATTGAAGCCGGCACCCGAACAGGCAGTCGACAATGTGATGAACCCCGATGACACGGTGGACACCGCCGGGAAGGAGCTTGAAACGACCGCCACGCTTTATAACAAGGAGGACGAGACGATTCCGCAGGATAACACGAACGAAGAAATGGAAAAGAGACCTTTTTATATGGCGGTCAAAACGAACCTGCTCTATGATGCAGCCCTTGTTCCGAACGTGGGACTGGAGGTCTATCTCGGTGGTGGCTGGAGCGTCGGCGGCGACTGGATGTACGCATGGTGGAGCAAGGATTCAAAGCACCGCTATTGGCGCATCTACGGCGGTGAGTTGGAAGTGCGCAAGTACTTCGGAAGTAAGGCGGCCGAGAAGCCTTTGCAAGGACATCATGTGGGCGTGTACGCGCAGGGGCTGACCTACGACTTCGAAACGGGCGGCAAGGGCTACCTGAGCGATTTTAACTACGGTTTCGGATTGGAATACGGCTACTCGCTGCCCGTTGCCAAGAGGCTTAATATCGACTTCAGTATCGGTGTCGGTTACAGCGGTGGCAAGTACAAAGTATATGAGCCGGAGGACGGTTGCTATGTATACAAGGAAACGAAGAGACGCCACTGGTTCGGCCCGACGAAGGCGGAAATCTCGCTCGTCTGGTTGTTGGGTCGCGGCAACGAGAACAGCAAGAAAGGAGGTACGAAATGA